From a single Paraburkholderia edwinii genomic region:
- a CDS encoding helix-turn-helix domain-containing protein, giving the protein MMHFATEALRNKHIQTEEEWRDFVSRDWSMECAFDCGVGHQLLATSWFMGDLRFEVADLSGQQWTWKPGPGVDNWRRNTLVIFLIESGVIELEQDGAAATLTAGSLLLFDPSISYTQTSGRNSRGMTLRVSKASLEKRGKVLSSHQMFVPNPASPDVTLLKSLLAGATAYGEQCSSYGRTLVAEHLTDLMEIISDDLTAPKRVLSSDVMLRKVKRFIERNVGNENLDPDTVANSLGISRRYLTRLFERDGSSVMRYVLQQRLERAKRILTSGGAALRVSDVAWQCGFVSAAHFSRAFKKQYGRSPTDFQGGDADAAHRAQ; this is encoded by the coding sequence ATGATGCATTTCGCCACAGAAGCACTGAGAAACAAGCACATCCAGACCGAGGAGGAATGGCGCGATTTCGTGAGCAGGGACTGGAGCATGGAATGCGCGTTCGATTGCGGCGTGGGGCACCAGCTGCTCGCCACCTCATGGTTCATGGGTGACCTAAGATTCGAAGTAGCGGATCTGTCCGGTCAGCAGTGGACCTGGAAACCGGGGCCGGGCGTCGACAACTGGCGCAGGAATACGCTTGTCATCTTTCTGATCGAGAGCGGTGTGATCGAACTGGAGCAGGACGGCGCGGCCGCCACGCTCACCGCAGGTTCGCTGCTGCTGTTCGATCCGAGCATCAGCTATACGCAGACCTCGGGCCGCAATTCGCGTGGAATGACGTTGCGGGTGTCGAAGGCGTCGCTCGAGAAGCGCGGTAAAGTGCTATCCAGCCATCAGATGTTCGTACCGAACCCGGCGTCGCCCGACGTCACGTTGCTCAAATCGCTGCTCGCGGGCGCGACGGCATACGGCGAGCAGTGCAGCTCGTACGGCCGCACGCTGGTGGCCGAGCATCTGACCGATCTGATGGAGATCATTTCCGACGATCTGACGGCGCCCAAACGCGTGCTGAGTTCGGACGTCATGTTGCGCAAGGTCAAACGGTTTATCGAACGTAACGTCGGCAACGAGAACCTCGACCCCGACACGGTGGCCAACTCCCTCGGAATTTCGCGCCGCTATCTGACAAGGCTTTTCGAACGCGATGGGTCGTCGGTCATGCGTTACGTGTTGCAGCAACGGCTCGAGCGCGCGAAGCGGATCTTGACGAGCGGCGGCGCCGCGCTTCGTGTCAGCGACGTCGCGTGGCAGTGCGGCTTCGTCAGTGCCGCGCACTTCAGCAGAGCGTTCAAGAAGCAGTATGGACGAAGCCCGACCGACTTCCAGGGCGGCGACGCAGACGCAGCGCACCGCGCCCAATAG
- a CDS encoding response regulator transcription factor: METWPTDAKDDNAEGGSPTVFVVDDDSSVRTALDSLLRSVGVQVQSFCSPDEFLKSEIPEEVPGCIVLDVRFPGQSGFHLQSEINRMEFPIPIVFLTGYADTKMTVKAMKAGAIDFLNKPFREEDMLDAIAQAINCHRERLNMAKNVKQVRVRYDLLTPREREVFAYVAAGLLNKQIAKELDISEYTVKIHRKNAMEKMGATNVVDLIHQAMTLGLPIHTAQPKATPGRDKLLCEAGNGKEYDCALE; this comes from the coding sequence ATGGAAACATGGCCGACAGACGCAAAAGACGATAATGCCGAAGGCGGATCGCCGACGGTCTTTGTCGTGGACGATGATTCCTCGGTGCGCACGGCGCTCGATTCCCTGCTGCGCTCGGTCGGCGTTCAGGTTCAATCGTTCTGTTCGCCTGATGAATTTCTCAAGTCGGAGATCCCCGAAGAAGTACCGGGCTGTATTGTTCTCGATGTGCGCTTTCCGGGGCAAAGCGGCTTTCACCTGCAAAGCGAGATCAACAGGATGGAGTTCCCGATTCCGATTGTCTTTCTGACCGGCTATGCCGACACCAAGATGACGGTCAAGGCGATGAAGGCGGGCGCGATCGACTTTCTGAACAAGCCGTTTCGCGAAGAAGACATGCTCGACGCTATCGCGCAGGCGATCAATTGCCATCGCGAGCGCTTGAACATGGCGAAGAACGTGAAGCAGGTGCGCGTGCGCTACGATCTGTTGACGCCGCGCGAGCGCGAGGTTTTTGCGTATGTGGCGGCGGGCCTCCTGAACAAGCAGATCGCGAAAGAGCTCGATATCAGCGAATACACGGTCAAGATCCACCGCAAGAACGCGATGGAAAAGATGGGCGCCACAAACGTCGTGGACCTGATCCATCAGGCGATGACCTTAGGGCTTCCGATTCATACCGCGCAGCCTAAAGCAACGCCAGGTCGCGACAAGCTGCTGTGCGAGGCCGGTAACGGGAAGGAATATGACTGCGCGCTAGAGTAG